The following is a genomic window from Caproiciproducens sp. CPB-2.
CCCCATCTCTTTTCTTGCGGCCTTCGCCATAGAAGGGTGGTATGTGTGGAGCTACTCCGATCTGAGGACATGGCTGATTCCCATTATGGTTGTCGCCGGCTCCGCCGCGCTGATTCTGATGCTCCTTTCTTTCTTCCGCCCGAAACGGCTTACGCTTTTTGCCGCGGCGGGATGTATGCTGGCCGCCGTGCTGGCGGGGCCGCTCTACTGGTCGCTCACCGCGGTGCTCTATGTTCCCCAGAACGTGACCATGCCCTACGCCGGGCCGGAGCTTGCCTCGACGGAAGAGACTTTGGGCATGACGCCGAACCAGGAGACCTTCACCGTAAGCGACAGTAATACCCTCGCCCTTGAAAACTATCTGGTAGCCCATTACAGGGAAGGCAGCTATCTGGTCGTTGGCCAGAAAGCGAACGACGTCGCGGCCTTTATCGTGGACACGGGGCTGCCCGCGGTCGCCTACGGCGGTTTTCTGGGATCCGATGAGGCGCTGACTCTCGACAAGCTGAAACAGCTGGTCAGCGAAGGGAAAGTCACCTACTTCCTTGTGTCGGAGCAAAGCGGTATGGCGAGAGGTTCCAACTCCGAAATCACCTCCTATGTGAAGGAAAATGCGGTGCTCGTTGACCCGTCCGAATACGGCGGTGACACCGGGTCCTCCGCGTCCGGCACACAGTCGTCTTACTCCCTCTACTGCTTTCAGCAGTCGTAAGTAAGGACTGTGCCTTATAAAAGACTTTCCGGACAAAAAAACAGGCGCGGGCTTCGGGTGGTCCTTTCGGACTCCGGGGCCTGCGCCTGATCTGTTATAAACGGTTCTAATCGATTTTGCTTTCCACCTGTGATTTTAAGGCGCTCGCTATTTTCATCAAAAACGGCGGCAGCGCCACGCCGATATCGGATATGTTTTCCAGAATGCTGATGACCTCGTTGCAGATCAGCCACACCGCGGCAAGCGACGCGACAGCAAAGCCGAAATGCAGCTCCGTTCCGGCCCGCTGCGCCGCATACGCAAGCAGGCAGTCCAGAATTGCGCCCACCGCCACCAGAAGCCACATGCTTATCTTTTTCGCAATCCCGCGAAAGCTTTTGTAGCTGCTGATCTTCTGGTCGCGGAATTTCGCCGCGGCCAGGCCGGTAGCGTAGTCAATGACGTTTACCGCTGCGAGCAGCAGCACCGGAACGGCCAGCACGCCCAGCCATGCGGACAGCGCGGCGAATATCGCGATCACGGCCGCTTTCCATTTTTCCATTTCTTATCCCCTCTCTACTGAATTTTGAACTTGAATCGCCGCAGGGGCTTTTCGCCGGATACGGAGGTATAGATCCCCGTCTCCTGTCCGGACTGTCCCACGGCCACCACCGCAAACAGCTGAATGTTCCCGGTGCGGGGGAACGGCACGATGGCCGCGACCCCGCCCGTCCCGGCGGTAAGAGTCACCGGCTGGGGGGAGGCGGTTTTTACAACATAGTACGTCCCGTGCGCGTAGGAAATATCCATTGTGGTATCGATCTCCACAATGGTACTGACCTGCACCGGATAACCGTTATAGCCCCCGGCGGGGATGATGGCCGGATAATTCTGGAAGGACTCATCCGTGTCCACTTTTCCGCCGATGCCCGGAACCGTTCCCGTCGAGCCGGTCTGCCGGATGGCGCAGGGGTAATCCGGCTCCCCGCTGTAATCGGCGAGCCACACGTCATAGGCCTTTAAAGTAGCCGCGCTGAATCTGCCGGACCGGATGAAATCATTGTTCGTATAAAGCGCGGCATACCATCCGTCCGCCTTCATCCGCTCCAGAAACGCGCGGCCCATGCCGTCGATCTGAGCATTGTCCGGATCGACGCCCTGTTCGTTTGCGTAGCGGATCGAATCGTACTCGTAATCAAACGCGATCGGAAAGTCCAGCTTCCCTTTATAGGACGCAAGGACCTTCTTACAGACCTCCGCCTCGGTCTGAGCGTCCGCCGCGGACACCGCGTAACTGAACCAGTATGCGCCGACATGCAGACTGTGGGAAAGCGCACCCCGGACATTCTCTTCAAATTTTGGGTCCTTCTGGCTGATCCGGTTTCCGTATCCGGCGCGGACCATTACAAATTCGATTCCGGAAGCCGCCACCCTGCCCCAGTCAATGGTGCCGTTATGCTTGCTGACATCGATACCCCTCATGGTTGCCCTCCATTCAAATCACTCTATATCACAGTAATATTCAGGATAAAATGGTACTGTTCAGGCTAATTTTTGAAATGTTTTTTATCGCTTACAAAGAATGGCATGCCGTAATTTTCAGAGGGAAAACATCGCATAAAAAACGCACCCGGACGGGTTTTCAGGCCGTTCCGGGTGCGGTTGGAT
Proteins encoded in this region:
- a CDS encoding glycoside hydrolase family 25 protein, which codes for MRGIDVSKHNGTIDWGRVAASGIEFVMVRAGYGNRISQKDPKFEENVRGALSHSLHVGAYWFSYAVSAADAQTEAEVCKKVLASYKGKLDFPIAFDYEYDSIRYANEQGVDPDNAQIDGMGRAFLERMKADGWYAALYTNNDFIRSGRFSAATLKAYDVWLADYSGEPDYPCAIRQTGSTGTVPGIGGKVDTDESFQNYPAIIPAGGYNGYPVQVSTIVEIDTTMDISYAHGTYYVVKTASPQPVTLTAGTGGVAAIVPFPRTGNIQLFAVVAVGQSGQETGIYTSVSGEKPLRRFKFKIQ
- a CDS encoding phage holin family protein codes for the protein MEKWKAAVIAIFAALSAWLGVLAVPVLLLAAVNVIDYATGLAAAKFRDQKISSYKSFRGIAKKISMWLLVAVGAILDCLLAYAAQRAGTELHFGFAVASLAAVWLICNEVISILENISDIGVALPPFLMKIASALKSQVESKID